The following are encoded together in the Bradymonas sediminis genome:
- the abc-f gene encoding ribosomal protection-like ABC-F family protein, giving the protein MVLLTAENISKAYGVRTLFEDVNLTINERDKIGVIGVNGAGKSTFLKIISQRHQADTGEISTSKGLRIEVLDQAPELNEELTALEQVLDEGPPVFEVVRAYEKLARKMAQGDYSEALIEKMGQLGEQMDALGGWTLENDAKTILTKLGIVDLDQRIGTMSGGQRRRVALSRALIRPSDLLILDEPTNHLDVDTIEWLEDYLTNRTGGLLMVTHDRYFLERVCEVIVELADQTLHRYEGNYSTFLEKRDQRYEMLQKREDKRKNLARRELEWLRRGPKARTSKSKVRVERAHELINTTHLTEQRGDVEIDTVESRLGKKTVVLENIHKSWPRQAGGADGSEEKPEKVVIKDFSYNFARNDRLGIVGPNGAGKSTLLDIITGRTTADSGTIDVGETIVFGYYDQQSSNLDPAERVHDYILNISNKIETTEGFFTATQMLEKFLFSRERQWDVIEKLSGGERRRLYLLGQLMRSPNFLLLDEPTNDLDVETLGILEDYLDAFSGVLIVVSHDRHFLDRAVDHLLVFGEDGTIEEFPGSYSPWYEYRKEQASLEAADRKATRNAEKAAEAARQEAEQSSKSATGLSYKEKKELAACEKRIEAIEKRSAQIAEEMAANPTDHEAMRVLAEEQSALDDELMEVMERWEDLAERA; this is encoded by the coding sequence ATGGTCCTGTTGACCGCCGAAAATATCTCCAAAGCCTACGGCGTTCGCACGCTCTTCGAAGACGTGAACCTGACGATCAACGAGCGCGACAAGATCGGCGTCATCGGAGTCAACGGCGCCGGAAAATCGACCTTCTTGAAGATCATCTCGCAGCGCCACCAGGCCGACACCGGCGAGATTTCGACCTCAAAAGGCCTGCGCATCGAGGTCCTCGACCAGGCGCCCGAGCTCAACGAGGAGCTGACCGCCCTGGAGCAAGTGCTCGACGAAGGTCCGCCGGTCTTTGAGGTCGTGCGCGCCTACGAGAAGCTCGCCCGAAAGATGGCCCAGGGCGACTATAGCGAGGCGCTCATCGAGAAGATGGGACAGCTCGGCGAGCAGATGGACGCCCTGGGCGGATGGACGCTGGAGAATGACGCGAAGACCATCCTGACCAAGCTGGGGATCGTCGACCTGGACCAGCGCATCGGCACCATGTCGGGTGGCCAGCGCCGCCGCGTGGCGCTGAGCCGCGCGCTGATTCGCCCCTCGGACTTGCTCATCCTCGACGAGCCCACCAACCACCTGGACGTCGACACCATCGAGTGGCTCGAGGACTACCTGACCAATCGCACCGGCGGCCTCTTGATGGTCACCCATGACCGCTATTTCCTTGAGCGGGTCTGCGAGGTGATCGTTGAGTTGGCCGACCAGACCCTGCACCGCTACGAGGGCAATTATTCGACCTTTTTGGAGAAGCGCGACCAGCGCTACGAGATGCTCCAAAAGCGCGAGGACAAGCGCAAAAACCTCGCCCGGCGCGAGCTTGAGTGGCTGCGTCGTGGACCGAAGGCGCGAACCTCCAAGAGCAAGGTGCGCGTCGAGCGCGCCCACGAGTTGATCAACACGACCCACCTCACCGAGCAGCGCGGCGACGTCGAGATCGACACCGTCGAGAGCCGCCTGGGCAAAAAGACGGTGGTGCTCGAAAATATCCACAAGTCATGGCCCCGCCAGGCCGGCGGCGCCGACGGCAGCGAAGAGAAGCCCGAAAAAGTCGTCATCAAAGACTTCTCCTATAACTTCGCGCGCAACGACCGCCTGGGCATCGTCGGGCCAAACGGCGCCGGCAAATCGACCCTGCTCGATATCATCACCGGGCGCACCACCGCCGACTCGGGCACCATCGACGTCGGCGAGACCATCGTCTTTGGCTATTATGACCAGCAGTCGAGCAACCTGGACCCGGCGGAGCGCGTTCACGATTATATCCTGAATATCTCCAATAAGATCGAGACCACCGAGGGGTTCTTCACGGCCACGCAGATGCTCGAGAAGTTTCTCTTTAGCCGCGAGCGCCAATGGGATGTGATCGAGAAACTATCCGGCGGCGAGCGCCGCCGGCTGTACTTGCTCGGTCAGTTGATGCGCAGCCCGAACTTTTTGCTGCTCGACGAGCCGACCAACGACCTCGACGTCGAGACCCTTGGCATCCTCGAGGATTATCTCGACGCCTTCAGCGGCGTGCTCATCGTGGTCAGCCATGACCGCCACTTCTTGGACCGCGCCGTGGACCACCTGCTGGTCTTCGGCGAAGACGGCACCATCGAGGAATTCCCCGGCTCCTACTCGCCCTGGTACGAGTACCGAAAAGAGCAGGCATCCCTGGAAGCCGCCGACCGCAAGGCCACCCGCAACGCCGAAAAGGCCGCCGAAGCCGCGCGTCAGGAGGCCGAACAATCCTCCAAATCCGCCACCGGGCTTAGCTATAAAGAGAAAAAAGAACTCGCCGCCTGCGAGAAGCGCATCGAGGCGATTGAGAAGCGCAGCGCCCAGATCGCCGAAGAAATGGCCGCCAACCCGACCGACCACGAGGCCATGCGCGTCCTCGCCGAAGAGCAGAGCGCGCTCGACGACGAGCTGATGGAGGTCATGGAGCGCTGGGAAGACCTGGCCGAGCGCGCCTAA
- a CDS encoding SCO family protein, producing the protein MIDLGRQLAGLRRRVLLALVMLATLLLFAGCEDKGPYPLELSDYQTAVLGLDFKTLPARGLVDQKGEAFSFANYWADGKPVMMTEIYTNCPMPDMCPMLMAKVARAQTILAEQGVKPQDYRVLILSMDPENDPPEAMLSYAQVHGLRMENVTLVTGNKQTLDAVMKKLEVGIRMAPDGELIHSMRTYVMDAEGKIAAGFRQSGWKPEELATRLKGQL; encoded by the coding sequence ATGATAGATTTAGGAAGACAATTGGCTGGCCTTCGGCGGCGGGTGTTGCTCGCCTTGGTGATGCTCGCGACGCTTTTGTTATTCGCGGGTTGCGAGGACAAGGGGCCGTACCCGCTGGAGCTCAGTGATTATCAGACGGCGGTGCTCGGCCTGGATTTTAAGACGCTGCCCGCCAGGGGGCTGGTCGACCAGAAGGGCGAGGCGTTCTCCTTCGCGAATTATTGGGCCGACGGCAAGCCGGTGATGATGACCGAGATTTATACAAATTGCCCGATGCCGGATATGTGCCCGATGCTGATGGCGAAGGTCGCGCGCGCGCAGACCATCCTGGCAGAACAGGGCGTGAAGCCGCAGGATTATCGCGTGCTCATCCTGTCGATGGACCCGGAGAATGACCCGCCCGAGGCGATGCTCAGCTACGCCCAGGTGCACGGGCTGCGCATGGAGAACGTGACCCTGGTGACGGGCAATAAACAGACGCTCGACGCGGTTATGAAGAAGCTCGAGGTCGGCATTCGCATGGCGCCCGACGGCGAGCTCATCCATAGCATGCGCACCTATGTCATGGACGCCGAGGGCAAGATCGCCGCGGGCTTCCGCCAGTCCGGCTGGAAGCCCGAGGAGCTCGCGACCCGCCTCAAAGGGCAGCTTTGA
- a CDS encoding alpha/beta fold hydrolase, producing the protein MINKSKLVVCSGVLNLLLAAGCASAPQAEDAQAPVEQAQAGEAADTSADAPTKGFDARLSTYEYPYEVSFYTFETQGQTLEMAYMDVKPETPNGQIVVLLHGKNFAGAYWKNTIEALVAQGYRVVVPDQIGFGKSTKPELLQYSVQGLADYTHQLLASIGVEKASFVVHSMGGMIGARYALMFPDAVDKLVMVNPIGLEDWKLKAPYLSVDEWYARERKKTADDIRSYMTDSYFDGQWKPEYETLIDVPVGWIDGPDYDLIAWNSALTYEMIFSQPVVYEFGNISAPTLLIIGDRDRTALGKGDVSPEVRATMGLYGELGKKTAAAIPGAQLVEFEGIGHIPQFEAWDRYIAALSAFLKAE; encoded by the coding sequence ATGATTAACAAATCAAAATTAGTCGTCTGCTCGGGTGTTTTGAATCTTTTGCTGGCCGCGGGCTGTGCTTCGGCGCCCCAGGCCGAGGACGCGCAGGCGCCGGTGGAGCAGGCGCAGGCGGGAGAGGCTGCGGATACCTCAGCCGATGCGCCGACCAAGGGTTTTGACGCGCGCCTTAGCACCTATGAGTATCCCTATGAGGTGAGCTTCTACACATTTGAGACCCAGGGCCAGACGCTTGAGATGGCCTATATGGACGTCAAACCGGAGACGCCAAATGGGCAGATTGTGGTGCTCTTGCACGGCAAGAACTTCGCGGGCGCCTATTGGAAGAATACGATCGAGGCGCTGGTCGCGCAGGGTTACCGCGTGGTGGTGCCCGACCAGATCGGCTTCGGAAAATCGACCAAGCCCGAGCTGCTCCAATATAGCGTGCAGGGTCTGGCCGATTATACCCACCAATTGCTGGCGTCGATCGGGGTCGAGAAGGCCAGCTTCGTGGTCCACTCGATGGGCGGCATGATCGGCGCGCGCTACGCGCTGATGTTCCCGGACGCGGTCGACAAGCTCGTGATGGTCAACCCGATCGGGCTGGAGGATTGGAAGTTGAAGGCGCCGTATTTGAGCGTCGACGAGTGGTACGCGCGCGAGCGCAAGAAGACGGCCGATGATATCCGCAGCTATATGACCGACAGCTATTTTGACGGGCAGTGGAAGCCGGAATACGAGACGTTGATCGACGTGCCGGTGGGTTGGATCGACGGGCCGGATTATGACCTGATCGCGTGGAACTCGGCGCTGACCTACGAGATGATCTTCTCGCAGCCGGTGGTCTACGAGTTCGGCAATATCAGCGCGCCGACGCTGCTGATCATCGGCGACCGCGACCGCACCGCGCTCGGCAAGGGCGACGTGTCGCCCGAGGTGCGCGCGACGATGGGGCTCTACGGCGAGCTCGGCAAGAAGACCGCGGCGGCGATTCCGGGCGCGCAATTGGTGGAATTCGAAGGCATCGGGCATATCCCGCAATTCGAGGCGTGGGACCGCTATATCGCGGCGTTGTCGGCGTTTTTAAAGGCTGAATAA
- a CDS encoding cation diffusion facilitator family transporter codes for MGVGHSHEGAHSHDESHGHAHDHGHGHEHGHGHSHAPKATSENVRRLRWTLLLVLIYMTVEVVGGLLSNSLALLADAGHMLSDAASLALALFAMWIAQRPASPAQTFGYHRAEILAALANAVTLVGVSIYIVFEAVQRFYAPAEVHGNLMMGVAVGGLFVNLIGLWLLHSGKSDNLNMRGAWLHVLGDMLGSVGAIIAGLLIWGFGWHWADPVASIIIAVLVLWSAWHLLKATLSVLMEFSPPHIDVAKVQVALAKMPGVTGVHDLHIWTITSGKVALSVHIDVESLEGYAELMSEIRHHMDDAFGISHCTVQVEPPEFTHEPQCF; via the coding sequence ATGGGTGTTGGGCATTCGCATGAAGGGGCACATTCTCATGATGAATCACACGGCCACGCGCACGATCATGGGCATGGCCACGAACATGGGCATGGACACAGCCATGCGCCGAAGGCGACGAGCGAGAATGTTCGTCGCCTGAGGTGGACCCTTTTATTGGTGCTCATCTATATGACCGTCGAGGTGGTCGGCGGTCTGTTGAGTAATTCGCTGGCGCTGCTGGCCGACGCGGGGCATATGCTCTCCGACGCCGCCTCGCTCGCCCTGGCGCTGTTCGCGATGTGGATTGCCCAACGCCCGGCCAGCCCGGCGCAGACCTTCGGCTACCACCGGGCTGAGATCCTCGCCGCGCTGGCCAACGCGGTGACGCTGGTCGGTGTGTCGATCTATATCGTCTTTGAGGCGGTGCAGCGCTTCTATGCGCCGGCCGAAGTCCACGGCAACCTGATGATGGGCGTGGCGGTGGGCGGCCTCTTCGTAAACCTGATCGGGCTATGGCTTTTGCATAGCGGGAAGTCCGATAACCTCAATATGCGCGGGGCCTGGCTGCACGTGCTCGGCGATATGCTGGGCAGCGTGGGGGCGATTATCGCGGGCCTGCTTATCTGGGGCTTCGGTTGGCATTGGGCCGACCCGGTCGCCTCAATCATCATCGCGGTGCTGGTCTTATGGTCGGCCTGGCATCTTCTGAAGGCGACGCTTTCGGTGCTGATGGAGTTTTCGCCGCCGCATATCGACGTTGCCAAAGTGCAGGTGGCCCTGGCGAAGATGCCGGGCGTCACCGGCGTGCATGACCTGCATATCTGGACCATCACGAGCGGGAAGGTCGCGCTGTCGGTCCATATTGATGTGGAAAGTCTGGAGGGGTATGCGGAGTTGATGAGTGAGATCCGCCACCATATGGATGATGCGTTCGGCATCAGCCACTGCACGGTGCAGGTCGAGCCGCCGGAGTTCACCCACGAGCCGCAGTGCTTCTGA
- a CDS encoding matrixin family metalloprotease — translation MKIFTKNIATALPLSLLFVAALPMPADAYQQTLTCTRSGPYACQSGETPLPVLWPGAQATFVINDRGTANSTAPPGLSQPILDTILESFEAWNQVECPGFDLPDNCSDMLLTYEGITAQSAIGYEQSSSAQNTNLVVFRDSGWDQVASDLTFALTSVTYNPRTGQIVDADLEINSEIYHLNVGDPVDPNLADLKNTLVHEVGHFVGMDHSTVPRATMYASADLGETMKRDLAPDDVDGICASYPPSFVAERTCDNPYIHPNPNPNPNEGHVDDGIVDPGNDDDLFLCSTTPGGRRSIPVFFVGFAALLGLRFLRSGLKRA, via the coding sequence GTGAAAATCTTCACAAAAAATATCGCGACGGCGCTGCCGCTGTCGCTTCTTTTTGTCGCGGCGCTGCCCATGCCTGCCGACGCCTATCAGCAGACGTTGACGTGCACGCGCAGCGGGCCCTACGCCTGCCAGTCCGGCGAGACCCCGCTGCCTGTGTTGTGGCCCGGGGCCCAGGCGACCTTTGTCATCAACGACAGGGGCACCGCCAATTCCACCGCCCCGCCCGGCCTCAGCCAGCCAATCCTCGACACGATCCTTGAGTCCTTCGAGGCGTGGAATCAGGTGGAGTGCCCGGGCTTCGACCTGCCCGATAATTGCAGCGATATGTTGCTGACCTACGAGGGCATCACCGCCCAGAGCGCGATTGGCTACGAGCAGTCCTCCTCGGCCCAGAACACCAACCTGGTCGTCTTCCGCGACTCGGGCTGGGACCAGGTCGCCAGCGACCTGACCTTCGCGCTCACCAGCGTCACTTATAACCCGCGCACCGGCCAGATCGTCGACGCCGACCTCGAGATTAACTCCGAGATATATCACCTCAACGTCGGTGATCCGGTCGACCCGAACCTCGCCGATCTCAAGAACACCCTGGTGCACGAAGTCGGCCACTTCGTCGGCATGGACCACTCGACCGTGCCGCGCGCCACCATGTACGCAAGCGCGGACCTCGGCGAGACCATGAAACGCGATCTGGCGCCCGACGATGTCGACGGGATCTGCGCGAGCTATCCCCCCAGCTTCGTCGCCGAGCGCACCTGCGACAACCCGTATATCCACCCCAACCCGAACCCGAACCCCAACGAGGGTCATGTCGACGATGGTATCGTCGACCCGGGGAACGACGACGACCTCTTTTTGTGCTCGACGACGCCCGGCGGGCGCCGGTCAATCCCCGTCTTTTTTGTCGGATTCGCGGCGCTCCTGGGCCTCAGATTCCTGCGCTCCGGACTCAAGCGCGCCTGA
- a CDS encoding acyl-CoA dehydrogenase C-terminal domain-containing protein codes for MARYSVPLKDMRFVLEALGYEDKLGSFDAFEMYDLDTAMQVLEAMAAVAEDKLLPLNRKGDVEGLKFNPETGDVTLPDGFAEAYKSLCEVGMIGLSAPEEFGGGGAPQALNVLASEMMTAANKGFSMCPGLSVGLMHALEAHATQEQKEKYLTKLITGEWTGTMCLTEPQCGTDLGLISTKAEPLDDGSYKLTGTKIWITFGDHNLADNILHLVLARLPDAPEGIRGISAFIVPKFMDDGSRNPVFCTGLEEKMGIHVSPTCVMSLDGAIGYMVGDPNKGMRSMFTMMNMARLSVGMEGVALGEIAYQTALDFCKERRQGRSLDKSKNDTSASADNILVHPDVRRLLLNIKATNEALRGLGVWIGIEQDISLQHPDEAKRQESDDLVALLTPLIKSYGSERGFQNISDAMQACGGAGYTVDWDIEQYLRDERIAMIYEGTNHIQALDLVGRKLPMKGGRLLMTFQQRVQACLDECAEIEELAPLVAPFQKAVGRLMQATQTVASQGMQDPEFAASVASNYLNLFSLVTLGFIWLEMAKHAVTKDDALSATKLKTAHYFMQMVLPETGLYAKLVGVGKDPTMAFDVEEF; via the coding sequence ATGGCAAGATATTCAGTCCCCTTAAAAGACATGCGTTTCGTGCTCGAGGCGCTCGGTTATGAGGATAAGCTCGGCAGCTTCGACGCTTTTGAGATGTACGACCTGGATACCGCGATGCAGGTGCTCGAGGCGATGGCCGCGGTTGCTGAGGACAAGCTCCTTCCGCTTAATCGCAAGGGCGACGTCGAAGGGTTGAAGTTCAACCCCGAGACGGGCGATGTGACCCTGCCCGACGGCTTTGCCGAAGCCTATAAATCGCTGTGCGAAGTCGGCATGATCGGTCTGTCGGCCCCCGAAGAATTCGGCGGCGGCGGCGCGCCCCAGGCGCTCAACGTGCTGGCCAGTGAGATGATGACGGCCGCCAATAAGGGCTTCTCGATGTGCCCCGGCCTGAGCGTTGGCTTAATGCACGCGCTCGAGGCGCACGCGACTCAGGAGCAGAAAGAGAAGTACCTGACCAAGCTTATCACCGGTGAGTGGACGGGCACGATGTGCCTGACCGAGCCGCAGTGTGGTACCGACCTTGGGCTTATCAGCACCAAGGCTGAGCCGCTCGACGACGGTTCCTACAAGCTGACGGGTACCAAGATCTGGATCACCTTCGGTGACCACAACCTCGCCGACAATATCCTTCACCTCGTGCTCGCTCGCCTGCCCGACGCCCCCGAGGGGATTCGCGGCATCAGCGCGTTCATCGTGCCGAAGTTCATGGACGACGGTTCGCGCAACCCGGTCTTCTGCACCGGTCTCGAAGAGAAGATGGGCATCCATGTGTCGCCCACCTGCGTCATGTCGTTGGACGGCGCCATCGGTTATATGGTCGGCGACCCCAATAAGGGCATGCGCTCGATGTTCACCATGATGAATATGGCGCGCTTGAGCGTCGGCATGGAAGGCGTCGCCCTCGGCGAGATCGCCTACCAGACCGCCCTCGACTTCTGCAAAGAGCGTCGCCAGGGTCGTTCGTTGGATAAGTCCAAGAATGACACCAGCGCATCGGCAGACAATATCCTCGTCCACCCCGACGTGCGTCGTCTGCTGCTCAACATCAAAGCGACCAACGAAGCCCTTCGCGGCCTCGGCGTCTGGATTGGTATCGAGCAGGACATCTCCCTGCAGCATCCCGACGAGGCGAAGCGCCAGGAGTCCGACGACCTGGTCGCGCTGCTCACCCCGCTGATCAAGAGCTACGGCTCGGAGCGTGGTTTCCAGAATATCTCGGACGCCATGCAGGCTTGCGGCGGCGCCGGTTATACCGTCGACTGGGATATCGAGCAGTACCTGCGCGACGAGCGCATCGCGATGATCTACGAGGGCACCAACCACATCCAGGCGCTTGACCTGGTCGGCCGTAAATTGCCGATGAAGGGCGGGCGTCTGCTGATGACCTTCCAGCAGCGCGTTCAGGCTTGCCTGGACGAGTGCGCCGAGATCGAAGAGTTGGCCCCGCTGGTCGCACCCTTCCAGAAGGCCGTGGGTCGCCTGATGCAGGCCACCCAGACCGTGGCTTCGCAGGGCATGCAGGACCCGGAATTCGCAGCCTCCGTGGCCTCGAATTACCTCAACCTCTTCTCGCTGGTTACCCTCGGGTTCATCTGGCTTGAGATGGCCAAGCACGCCGTGACCAAAGACGACGCGCTGTCGGCGACCAAGCTCAAGACCGCGCACTACTTCATGCAGATGGTTCTGCCTGAGACCGGTCTGTACGCCAAACTCGTCGGCGTCGGAAAGGACCCGACGATGGCGTTTGACGTCGAAGAATTCTAA
- a CDS encoding YtxH domain-containing protein: protein MDWKKSMNTLNDTVSSTYESSVNNLLDRMGLEHKRSTMDMMLPALGIFGAGIALGATLGVLFAPKRGEEIRSDLRSQVGQLREKGYDSYEQLRARGNDVNVASIAQDGDMKKATSASQAE from the coding sequence ATGGACTGGAAAAAGTCGATGAACACTCTTAATGACACCGTGAGCAGCACCTACGAGAGCTCGGTCAACAACCTGCTCGACCGCATGGGCCTTGAGCACAAGCGCAGCACCATGGATATGATGCTGCCGGCCCTGGGTATCTTCGGCGCCGGCATCGCCCTTGGCGCCACGCTCGGCGTCCTCTTCGCACCCAAGCGCGGCGAGGAGATCCGCTCGGACCTGCGCAGCCAGGTCGGCCAATTGCGCGAGAAAGGCTACGATAGCTACGAGCAATTGCGCGCCCGCGGAAACGACGTGAACGTGGCCTCCATCGCTCAAGATGGCGACATGAAGAAAGCAACCAGCGCCTCTCAGGCCGAGTAA
- a CDS encoding DUF883 family protein: protein MSIDSPKSGANLGVNLGDPVALDPADFDAAAAAAGEDGADLRERARDVQERIEEGFHEMEARYDDARDQLRTINDQAVEFIRENPALCVAGAIGVGYLLGKLAKKRWLV from the coding sequence ATGAGCATTGATTCTCCAAAATCTGGCGCGAACCTGGGCGTAAATTTGGGCGACCCCGTCGCCCTTGACCCGGCGGACTTCGACGCGGCGGCCGCCGCCGCTGGCGAAGACGGCGCCGACCTTCGCGAGCGCGCCCGCGACGTCCAGGAGCGCATCGAAGAGGGCTTCCATGAAATGGAGGCTCGCTACGATGATGCCCGCGACCAACTGCGCACGATCAATGACCAGGCGGTCGAGTTTATCCGCGAGAACCCGGCTCTATGCGTGGCAGGGGCGATCGGCGTGGGCTATCTGCTCGGCAAGCTCGCTAAAAAACGCTGGCTGGTCTAA